In one window of Cryptococcus neoformans var. neoformans B-3501A chromosome 11, whole genome shotgun sequence DNA:
- a CDS encoding hypothetical protein (Match to EST gb|CF189978.1|CF189978): MSVPRLLVVGGNGFLGSAICKAAVGKGWEVSSMSSSGKPFTTPAGHTPAWVPKVSWHSASAFSPSSYSSLVSSSTAVVHTLGILLEDHGYKKAVREGDLISLAGGFLKGLGGGDGNPLKTAEEKRRGYDGMNRDSALEVLNTMLSTAPHPSAPNEAVKEKTFVYISAADAFRPLVPKKYIESKREAELEIAKRCSDTSGVRPIFIRPGLMYHPHTRPLSTLPAFLIDLSSKLNAALPAPLQNIPSLFSPQSAIRGALEGARTFPLHVDHVASAVLKCVEDGERRGVVEVDEMRRWAGFKYSNDAALEY; this comes from the exons ATGTCAGTCCCCCGCCTGCTCGTAGTTGGAGGGAATGGTTTCCTCG GCTCTGCCATCTGTAAAGCTGCCGTCGGCAAAGGCTGGGAAGTCAGCTCCATGAG CTCGTCCGGTAAACCATTCACCACTCCTGCAGGGCACACACCCGCCTGGGTTCCTAAAGTATCATGGCACTCTGCCTCTGctttctccccttcctcttaTTCCTCTCTCgtatcctcatccacagcTGTCGTCCACACCCTTGGTATATTATTGGAAGATCATGGGTATAAAAAGGCAGTGAGAGAGGGGGATTTGATAAGTCTTGCTGGGGGGTTTCTGAAGGgtttgggaggaggagacggGAATCCGTTAAAGACGgctgaggaaaagagacgAGGGTACGACGGGATGAATAGGGATTCAG CGCTCGAGGTGCTGAACACTATGCTCAGCACTGCTCCTCATCCCTCAGCCCCCAACGAGGCGgtaaaggagaagacgttTGTCTACATCTCCGCTGCCGATGCTTTTAGACCTTTGGTGCCAAAAAAGTACATTGAATCGAAAAGAGAAGCAGAGCTAGAAATCGCAAAGAGGTGTTCTGACACTAGCGGTGTCAGACCGATATTTATCAGGCCTG GGTTAATGTACCATCCGCATACGCGCCCATTGTCCACTCTTCCAGCATTCCTCATTGACCTTTCTTCCAAACTGAATGCTGCGCTTCCCGCACCTCTTCAAAATATACCTagtctcttctcccctcaaTCGGCCATTCGAGGTGCCCTCGAAGGAGCGAGGACATTCCCTCTCCATGTAGACCATGTCGCGAGTGCTGTACTCAAGTGTGTGGAAGACggcgagagaagaggagttgtcgaggttgatgagatgaggaggtgggCAGGGTTCAAGTACAGCAATGATGCTGCCTTGGAATATTAA